The Puntigrus tetrazona isolate hp1 chromosome 16, ASM1883169v1, whole genome shotgun sequence genome includes a region encoding these proteins:
- the mrap2a gene encoding melanocortin-2 receptor accessory protein 2A, translated as MPRFQHLNSTSMPNHNYEWSYEYYDDEEPVSFEGLKAHRYSIVIGFWVGLAVFVIFMFFVLTLLTKTGAPHPEAAEPYEKRMRLTSCGEGLGRQHEADTRMSLSRPLLEESRSFFHCYINEEEREGGRATAGAAHGRTGSGDSRDQVETVGLVVQSMVMDTRAEREAALLVHFNIPNFVNSELNSALGEDEDLLLGDPPIIMDEARPRCTHHIID; from the exons ATGCCGAGGTTTCAGCATTTAAACAGCACTAGTATGCCGAATCACAATTATGAATGGAGCTACGAATACTACGACGACGAAGAACCCGTGTCTTTTGAGGGACTCAAAGCGCATCGAT ATTCCATTGTGATCGGCTTTTGGGTGGGTCTTGcggtttttgtcatttttatgttttttgttttgactcTTCTGACCAAAACAGGAGCACCACACCCTGA GGCCGCTGAGCCTTATGAGAAACGAATGCGTCTCACAAGCTGCGGCGAGGGTCTGGGCCGCCAACACGAGGCAGACACCAGAATGAGTCTCTCTCGGCCACTGCTGGAAGAGTCCCGCTCTTTTTTTCACTGTTACATAAACGAAGAAGAGCGAGAAGGAGGCAGGGCCACGGCTGGTGCCGCCCATGGACGTACCGGCAGCGGAGACTCCAGAGACCAAGTTGAAACGGTCGGCCTAGTCGTGCAAAGCATGGTCATGGACACCCGGGCAGAACGAGAGGCGGCACTGTTGGTGCATTTTAACATCCCCAACTTCGTGAACTCAGAACTGAACTCTGCGTTGGGGGAAGATGAAGATTTACTACTAGGCGATCCTCCGATCATAATGGACGAGGCCCGTCCGCGCTGTACCCATCATATCATCGACTAA